The window catcaaaAAATTTTACCAGTTGAGCACCCTTTCAGGCGAAATAGGAAAGATTTCATTAAGAATAAAATGGTAAGAAAACTTTCACCATCAATTaagtcaggtgaagaaatcattgaggaCATAGATAACTATGGATTTGTACAAGTAACTCAAGCTGGTTCTGATgaattaaataaatacattgttaggcaatgcaagtgtggttggaaaaaAGAAGCATATTTTGGGAGTTGCTATATTGGAAGTATATgcttattcgacataatttagatgtgatgcacgTGGAGAAGaacttttttgataatatttttaacactgtgatgaatgttatAGGCAAAACTAAAAACACAGTAAAATCACGTGAGGAACTAAAACAATTGGTTAACAGACCTGAGttacatcagaatgaaacaatcggtaaatttccaaaggcttgttatacattggataaAGAAAGTAAGCATATATTGTGTAGTTGGTTGAAAGAAGTAAAATTTCCTGATGGATATGcctcgaatatggctcgatgtgtGGATATGAACAAATTGaaaatgtttggaatgaagagtcatgactgtcacgtgttcatgcaaagacttattccaatagctttccatgacttacttcctaATAGTGTTTGGCAAGCACTAacagaattgagtctatttttcagagatttgacatCGAGAGTGATTATGACATTAGAAATGCTACAACTAGAAACAGAAATACCTTGATCCTATGTAAACTTGAGCGTATATTTTCACCCAGCTTTTTTGATTAAATGGAACATCTACCTGTtcatttaccatatgaggcacgaCTAGCTGGTCCTGTGCGgtatagatggatgtatccatttgaacggtttttaaaaagattaaagaataatattcgtaacaaagcaagagttgaggggtcaatatgtaatgcttatctggtcgAAGAAGTATCTTTTTTCTGCTCATATTATTTTCCTGATACTGTAAAAACTAGACATCGCAAGTATCCTCGAAATTCTTATGATTCTCAACCAATAGACCCAGAGATGCTATCTATTTTCAAATTTCATGGTAGGACAATGGGTGCATCTGGTAGTAGATGGTTAAATCTAAATGAGTATCATGcagcaagaacatacatacttcTGAACTGTGACGAGGTCAACCCCTACTTAAAGTGAGTTAACTTTTAATTTAGATGCATTTATCCTTCtatgtaatattttttatatcataTACAATTTATAATTACATTATTTAATAGATTGTACGAACAATAACTGCAACTGGAAAATTCATCAATAAGTGCAAGTGAGGTAGAGAAGAAGATAGAGACGGAATTTGCACTTTGGTTTGAAATTTATGTAAgttaaagaataatttttttcatagtaTGTATGTTATAAtcaatttatatcataactatttttttaGGTAAAGGATCGTAGAATTTCAAATGTACAAGATGAAAGGATAAAGAATATTGCATCAAGATCTCTTCATAATATAAGAGTCTTTTCTGGGTACTATGTGAATGGCTTTAAATTTCACGTGGCACAACGTGATTCACATATAATGACCTCTAATTCAGGTGTTTGTGTTAAAGGATCATCCAACGACACTAGCACTCAATTTGATTACTATGGCATacttgaagaaatcattgagGTCGAATATCTTGCTTTACCCAAAAAAAGTGTGTGTTAtttaaatgttcatggtatgaacCAACTCCAAGAACAGGTACTAGAATACATGCAAATTACAATTTAATTGAGGTGAATGCAAACAAAAGATTCAATAaatttgaacctttcattttcgcAGTGCAAGCTGGCCAAGTTTTCTATCTTAAATATCCGACGAAGCGAAGGAGATCTAGTGAATGATTATCAGTTTGTCAAATCAAGCCTCGCTCGAATATAGAAATGTCGGACTCCATCACAacccaaaaccatgatgcatttcagaatgaggAAGTAGAGATACATTCAGTTGATTCAGAGATTCAATCTACTTCACAATTACTTATAGATGTAAATGTCACTTACGAGgatatagatgatggagagatgtcgaGTAGTGAGGATCTAATAGAATCTAACGAGGAAGAAATAGAAACGGTTAATGTTATTGATTGTAATGATGATTAGATATTAGGCTTGAAAATTGTTATTGTTTTGGATATGATTGCTTTCTAGATGTTCGATTGTGTATgtgttataatattattttgCAGATATAATCATGTCTAGTGCACCAGTATGTGGTCAGATTGTATTGACCATTGTTGGGGGTTGGTATGTATTTATGTTATTAGTATTTTAAATTCAACCTTTCTTTATATTGAATCATGATTAATTTTATTATACAGTTTTATTCCCAATGGTCATAGTGTGTCTGCAtacatttcaaaaaaatttaaggaaCGACAATGTGTCTCTGGTGTCACTTGGAGGCATGTAAAGCAAGAAATGAAAGacttttattataatgaatttatgGTAAGTAATATTTTCTATATTGGACACTGAATAATATTCTTTGATACTAATTATTTTTGTATtgttgtagaaaaaatatacctGTGACGCAGAACATGAGGTGGAATTCAAAGCAACATGGAATAATTACTGCAAGAAGTTGTACAAGGATTTAATGTACAAGTGGAGAAGAAATGCAACAAAACCATCGTATATACCAGAGGATATTTGGGTTACATGGCAAAAAATTTAGACTGCAGAAAATTGGCAGCAAAAGTTAGCGACTGTTCAAAGCAATAGAAAAGCTGAGGTCGGTGGCACGAGTACGGGATCTTCAAAGCACACGACTGGATCACGATCTATGGTTGAGCATGCCATTGAATTGGTATGTTTACAATAACCTTTAAAACTAATTAGTGAAAGTAATTGTATTTtaatcttttaaatattttatccgTGCAGGAAAAGACATTACAAAAACCTGGTACTTGTTGTTTCGTAAAACCCACCAGAAAAAGGATGGCACATTTGTGGATTCGAAATCAAAAGCCATTGATGTAAGCATATAATCTTGTTTACCACCCAATTTTAAAAAGGATTATCTTTGTTAATTGTTTATTagatattaataaattttttgcACAGGACAATATGATCGATCGTGTTGCACAGGCATCTCAGCCTGTTGTAGAGGGAGGGGACGCACCAATTTTATCAGATGAAGCtataaatatgatatttattatgaAGTTGTTGGCGGAAGTAAAAAGAATGCCCTCTACAACCTTGGCTCTTAAGCACGAGTTGCATATGATCGTGAGATGGCTCCTAGGGCCAGGGGTCGACCCAGTCCTTCATCCACTGGTATTCAAGGCTTACGCCAAGAAAATTAAGATTTGAGGGATCGGGTCACAGCAGTAGAGGCGTCAATAGATGATCGGGTCAAGTCTGCAGTAGAGCAGTCTGAGAGATTGATGAATGATCGATTCAAGGCGGCAGTAGAGCAATCTGAGCGAGCAATGGATGATAGGGTTAAGGTAGCTGTTGAGCGACAAATGCAAGAATTCTTTGATCGCTATTCAGTAATGAGTCCTTTAGCTTTTCCAAGACCGCATCATTTTGATTCACAAGAAACTCAAGACCCAAATCATCCTGATAAATAGAAATTATGAGGTGTGTTGGGCCTGATCTAGTAAGGATCGTAGCACTAGTGGTTTTTAACATGCCATTTACCTTtattccaatataaattttaatttgtgatTTTTTGTAGATTTACCATCACTCCAGCAGCAAAATGAGATGCAAAGCGACGTATCGTCCATCTGAATTTCTCTGTCCTCTTCACTACCGGTAAGCTTCTATTCAAATTTTAGATCCtgttattaaaaaaattcttaaagagTTTTAGATTTAGAGTTAACTTGACGCGTATCAAGTGCATATATATTGCAAGTAAGAGTTAAGCTCTATATATATGCAACATGTATTCCATGATTCATATTTTGTTAAACATCTCTTCCTTTGTTTGTTTTATCTATTATTTTTTGCccattattataatattataccctattttgttttaattaataatatattgtaTTTTATTTGATGAAGGATTGGATAGAGAaggttgttattttatttttgagcacGTTGACATGTTTATCATCAATGTCTGGATATCGTCTACTTTATTGCTTTTGTTTTGTATCAACTGGATTTGGTTTGTATTAACTGGATTTGATTTGCATGTATCGTACACTTTATGATTTGACATTTCTATTGTGTGTATATATTTGTAATATTGGTTGATGTTAAAGTTTATGATAACGTTTGTGCTGTCATGGTTGATTGTGAAGTTGGATGTGTTTGTATCGTGTATGATATTGGTTGTATTGTTTGTGTGATATTTTGTTGTAAATAGGATACAATGAATAAAATAGGAGATGCTATTTTTTTTGCAGGATTGGAGACCGAAATATAAATTCAGTCGCTAATTGCAATCGGAAAAGAAATTTGACCCGATTGATAGTTAATCGCGATCACTAAATAGCAACCGAACGATAAATTTCGGTCGATATTTAACGACCGCGATTTAAACTTCGGTCGTTATTTAACGACCGATATTTATATTGCGGTCGTTATTTAACGACCGATGTTTATATATCAGTCGTTAAATAACGACCGTGATTTAAACCTCGGTCGTTATATTCTTGTTAAGGGAAAAAATTCCGTTGATTATTTTACGACTGGATTTATATTTTCGATCGCTAAATTTAGCGACCGATTAAATTTCGGTAGCTAAATTAACTACCGAATGAATAATTCAGTCGCTAAAACACCCTGCGATGGAAAAAATGTCGATTTTTGTTTTCCGTCATTGATCGGTTGTTAAAGAGTATTAGCGACTCTTTAGCGACTGAATATTCGGTCGCTAAAGCTGATTATTTTTGTGGTGTTTCGACTTAATCAAGTTGATTTATGATCAAATATATATTCATATTCAAATTTAATATCTTTCAACAATAGAGTTAAGGTTTTGGTCATTTGAATAACCTCACTCAACAATGTGGTTAATTTATGAATTAACTGATTCAATATGACTCATGTATCCTAGGTTTTTCTTGAATTTTACGGGGAATCATGTAATCTAATCGTTATTAAGTTCCATTCAATTGCTTTTATGTATATGCAAACATGATATATAGTGATATACATGATGGCATTTCTGAGGTGATAAGGCTGTAAATGGATTAAGAAATTGTAAGTTTAgtattaaatttgattaaaaaatatatttatattcgtTTAAAATATATAAGGCCACTTACGAGTTTAGCTTATTAATGTTCATAAATAGAATGTCAATTATTCGTGCAAAATTTAAGAATCATGCCAGTAGCTTAATTAACTTGAAAACGATGATCTTTAATTACCATAGTTGGAGCTTGCGTGACGTTTGTCAACAACATCCATCACATGACAGTTCAAAATATGGATAATATGAGAGACGAAACCTTCACAAATTTTTACGTTCCATGATTGGATTGCTTCGAATTAGAGTTCTTAACGACTTAATTAACTGTGCTGACTGAGCCTAAGTAATGAATTAGTAAGACATTACTTGCATAAGAAGATGAAATAAATGTTACACGCGGTGCAATAATTAATTGTGCTACTGTACTGTGTTCGATGCGTGTATTTGTCATGCGCGCATCATCAATGGCATCTCGTCACGCATGAACGTTTGACCGATAAAATAATAACCGGCTCAGTTGAATTTTCGCGATATCGAAACATATGCGTGATTAAAAAATTGAATTCCCTGAAATGTTCAAATGTGTGAATTGTGACGGGTCCAAAGTGCACTACGCTGCAGCTACGTATTCATGAAGTCATTCCCTAATTTACATGCACTCCCTGTCTCCCTTCGGGTCTATTTCTTCACTTTTGGCGCCACGTGCCTAATTTTGACCAATAATTTACCACATTTCAGCGCGTTCTCCGTCTCTATCCGAATCGGAACCTCCTCCCGCACGCCGCGTCCATCGCCGCCGAGGCCACGTGTCGGACTTGCCGACTGCCAACGCGGCAATCGAAGGATTTTCTCGTGCCGTCGCCGCCCGCGCGAACCAAAATACGCGTCTATCGTAAAGTGATTACGTAATCCGTGACATCATCGATATCGGTGTCCTTTTCGGCTCCACGTTTCGTGTATTCGACGGCGGGTACCGGCGACGACTCCTTCGTAGGTCAACCAGTCAAATCCTCGTAGGCATGCACACGCGTGCGGCCTTGGAAGACCCTCTAACTGGCCTCCACGTGGACGTTGGGACGTCAAGCGACTCGTCGCCTTCAGCTCCTCCTCTGCTTTTAAAAACAGGTCGAGGCAGAGAAGACGAcgacgaggaggaagaagaagaagtacgtGAGAGCGCCAGAAGATAAGGAGAAGAGCGACTGAGAGAGGAAGAATGAACGGAGCAGATCTGCCGCTTCCTCCAGGATTCCGGTTCCATCCCACTGACGAGGAGCTGGTGACGCACTACCTATGCCGGCGATCCGCCGGGCTGCCCATTTACGTTCCCATCATCGCGGAGCTGGACCTGTATAAGTACGACCCGTGGCAGCTGCCGGGGATGGCGTGGTACGGGGAGAAGGAATGGTACTTCTTCTCGCCGCGTGACCGGAAGTATCCCAACGGGTCGCGGCCGAACCGGTCCGCCGGGTCAGGCTACTGGAAGGCGACGGGGGTCGACAAGCCGGTGGGTTCGCCTCGGCCAGTGGCGATCAAGAAGGCGCTGGTGTTCTACGCTGGGAAGGCGCCCAGGGGGATGAAGACGGATTGGATCATGCACGAGTACCGCCTCGCCCATGTCGACAATTCCGCCGCCAAGAAGAGGCACTCCCTTCGGGTTCGTATATCTACGCCAATATAAAACTTTGATTGGATCGGCGGGCTAGAAACTCAGCCGATTTGAGTGTGATTCATTATACAGTTGGACGATTCGGTGCTGTGCCGGATCTACCACAAGAAAGGGGAGGCCATTCCGGAGGGTAGGAGCTCTGCGGCGGTGGTGGAGGCGAAGCGGGAGGCTCCGGCCGCGGTGACGGCAACGGACTCGCTCTATCTGGATGCGGCGGAGTCGATGCCGCGGCTGGTGGGGGAGTATTCGAGCGGGTCGGAGCACGCGGTGGAGTTGAAGTGCGAGCGCGAGAAGCAGAGCCTGCCACCGTGGGAGGAGGCGGGCTGGGAGGCAGCCCTCACCTCCGGAACTAATTACGAGTATGCAAATCCTCTGCTGTTCCAAGAAGACGACATTTTCTCGTACATGCAGAATCCCTTCTAATTTATCTTGATCTGCCACGTGTGCTGCTGGCCGGAGTACGTACTACCGCGGCAATAGAGTCGGGATTGCATGAAAGACAATTAGTAGTCGTGATGAAATCGTTGACGTTGAAATAGAGAAAGATTATGTTCATGGACCTGCCAAACAATTTGGTTGACTACTTCTTTATTCATTTGACTTTCAAGTGGTCAAAAGCCTTTCGGCATCAATGAATTGTTTTTGTGTGCGTCTGTGTGAGGAAAATAGACTGTTGTATGTTcttttgaaaaaacaaaaaaaaaaacaaatgattGTAAATGAGGAATCAAACTATTCAAAGCAACATTGCTATGCTGGCCTGCATGATGACAACTTATACGGCATGTTGACCTTTATAATTGTTTCTTACATACTGAACTAAGTATATGGACTCAATCATATATAAATATGACAAATGATTGCAGAACTGGATAAGCATGGATGAACCGCATGAATCATTGAGAGTTAGATCCTCCAACTTGGCCCGGTTTAAGGCTGCAAGGAAAACTGAGGAATTATAGTGCGCACTAAACCATGTTGAACCAGTCATGTCATCGAATCAGATTGATTAAAGATCGCGCGCCACTGCCTTCCTTATATGCATCGCATGCTAATTATTTATGTAGCTTTATCTTCATTTTCAGCTCTTTTAACCAGGAAATTAAGGAATTAATCCCTGCAAAACAACTCCTGTGCTTAATTACAGTGAGGAAACAGAGACTGAGAGCACCACCTTGTATGCATGCAGCATCAACTAGCTAGTGGAAGAACTGAAGATGATATATACACCCCATAATTcactatttttttcctttttctttcacaCTTTCGATCACAATGAcactttttttttcctctctcgGTTGTATGCATGATCTTCCTTGTGCTGTATTATTTGATGGCCAATAAAGTTTTTTTGCTTCCAAGGTTGAAATTTTGTAGCTAATGGATGGTGTTATCAGTCTCTAGAGTTGTGCCGTCTTTTAGGACTGCAGAAGAACAGTTCAAACTTTGCCGACGCCCCCATCAACTTTATCCCATAAATATGCCACAGCTACTTTGCATAAAAGTGACGAATTACTGAATAAAAATCATTAATATcgtgtcaattaaaattaaaaaggcTTATTGatttagagtttaaataatatatttttaataaagttAGGATAAGAGCGATTGGCTCATGATATGGTACGGAAAGGAGTCCGATAAGATCAGAAGATCAATAGTCAAGGGAATATGACAGTTAAAAGTCAATAagacgtgacagtcaaaagttAAGAGTGTGTGACAATCAATAGTCAAGAGAACGTGACAGTTAATATTCAAGGGAATGCGAGAGTCAGACCACCTCGGGTCATCAGCCGCataactcctgatcggtcacaggcAGGGCAGGTCTACAAATTTGAGATGTAAGACGAAGCCTGGACTAGTTCCTGGCCTGCTCCCGACCGATCGGATGGACCCAGCTCAGGCTTTATAGTTAGTCGTCCTGATACTTTTACTAGACAACTCCCAAATGACTCTTCAACGGTCAAATTATGAAAGATGTGTCTCTTACCACAGTCTCATATAAAACTTGATTGGTTCACCACAGCTCATCATCAAAGTTCAGTCCTGGTAGCACATCTGAGCGATCATCCCAAGTTGGCTGTAACTGAACCTGGGTGGGACGGAAATCACTAAGCAACAACAATGTCAGGGAATCGTAGcctcctattagagaataactaTCATGAGCCagagaatattccaatggtctatCACTACCTGAGAGTGGAATCTTCCTTCCACCAATAGGAGGACTCCGTACATCCTCTCTCACCCGATAGTACctgacacctgacattctctgacaattCAGACTCTAAAGGTATGCAGcatcatataaaaagggaagtCATCTTGCTTGGCCAGGTATGCACACATATGCACTCGTCTTCaacagttttttttttcatcGTACACTGTTCTTTCGGGAGAAAAAGACCTAACTTCAGTGTCGGAGGACCTGCGCTAGGGATTTTTTTTCTGATTTCTGGTCTCTAATGCTCCGTGTGCTTATCTGAGTGTGTGCAAAGTCCAAGTCCCATCAGTCTTCATATTATAAACCTTGGAATTCCACGTGCATATATAGGGTGCATTAAAGTTGTATCTCCATTAATACTAACGTTATCTCTATTGGCCTCTGTCTGACTCATATTCTAGACAGGATTAACTTGTATATTATTCATATCATATCAACTATATTTGTACATCGTATGAAATTTTTGTAACAATCTTAATTCATCCCTCTTAAATTTCAACTCTTCATGATCAAGTATGCAACGAATACATATTTAAACCGTATTAATTAATTTGCCTCCCTACGTCGTCACTGAGCTCAGCGAGAGATTTAATGCAATTAAGTTAGTGAATTAGTGGGAGAATTAGTGATCGAACTACAGTGAGTTGGTTCCACCTCAATTATGGCACCATGGATGAACTCTATGGCGTGCAAGCCACACGTGGCCTCTCGTCACAAGTCATGGGGGAAAACTCTTCGTCACAAGgcattttgtagttgttcaaatagCTCTTAAAGTTACAATTGTTGGAAAATTACTATTTAGTTTCCAATACGAATGGGAGAAGTGAAAGGAAGTCGCGACACAtgtctcttttcttttcccaATAATTTTCCATGTTATTTGAGGGGCTTTTGGCACATGCATCTTACAAGCATATATGTCCACGTACACCTAAAGCAGAAATATCTCGGTAATAATATAATATTGTCCCTTTAGCTGAGTTCtggatttattatttttattgtctcTCTAGAAGGGTTAAAATATAAAGTATCTTGAGGTTAAAATTTAGTATGTTTTTGAGCATGTGTCTTGTCTCTTGTCTTTGTCTCTTGGTCCTGTCCTGAAATTAAGTAGATTGTCATCAGGAAATAATACTGATGTGGGTCTTCGTCTGTGGTGAATGTACTCCGCTCTTATAATCATAAGTCGTTAGTACTAAGctgggaaggggtccccggtgatggacctccgacgctcaagtcacacaACGGCAGGAGGAGAAAAATAGAGGAAGCAAAGAAGTGAATGGTGGTGCCAAAAGACGTATGCGCCTACCTCCGCGGATGATCACCtccctccttatatagagctccggCGAGCTGACTACACACTTCCCGGGCAGACGCACATTCCCAAACTTTCCCCAAAAGCTAACATCGAGAAAGGATACCTGACGTCTTACTATAACGGGGCGAACGCATCCCTGTCAAGGCGGTGGAATCTTCTCCCGTACGATTTTCTGTCCATCAGCGCCGTCAGCCAGCGGCATCGACTCCCAAAAAGATGTTGGCACGTATTTCCCATCTGATTCGTCGGCCATTAGTCTGATTGAACTTCTCTTGATCGACCTGACCAGCCAATTCTCTAACCTCCTACGAGTATATCTGGGCCGAACGGCGTGAGTGCCTTTGGTCTCAATGCGTTGTAGGCTCAACTGACCATTCTTGAATTCTTCCGGCTGATCGGGTTGTAGGCTTGGCCCACCTTCACCGAGCTCTTCTGGCCGATCACCGAACTCTTCCGGCCAACCGGCTCGGTTAGTCCCTTAGCTGACCACCTATTGACTTTGACGACCATCTAAGCATTGAACTTCCTTGGAGGTAGGCACTCCTGAATTATCACTGGATCACCTCTTTATATGACTTGCCACTTATAGTAATAATTAGTAGTGACTTATAATTT is drawn from Zingiber officinale cultivar Zhangliang chromosome 1B, Zo_v1.1, whole genome shotgun sequence and contains these coding sequences:
- the LOC122049425 gene encoding NAC domain-containing protein 2-like, with amino-acid sequence MNGADLPLPPGFRFHPTDEELVTHYLCRRSAGLPIYVPIIAELDLYKYDPWQLPGMAWYGEKEWYFFSPRDRKYPNGSRPNRSAGSGYWKATGVDKPVGSPRPVAIKKALVFYAGKAPRGMKTDWIMHEYRLAHVDNSAAKKRHSLRLDDSVLCRIYHKKGEAIPEGRSSAAVVEAKREAPAAVTATDSLYLDAAESMPRLVGEYSSGSEHAVELKCEREKQSLPPWEEAGWEAALTSGTNYEYANPLLFQEDDIFSYMQNPF